A section of the Subtercola frigoramans genome encodes:
- a CDS encoding MarR family winged helix-turn-helix transcriptional regulator — MSQQPSGIELDTSLGYLLKEASSALRNAMEAVLRPLGMGITHYACLELLAQRPGLSNSELARGTFVTRQSMNVLLQALERDGVVARSEKAVSGRALPTALTERGRRQLAAASAVVRDVEQRMTSGLGNAEQDQLRWLLTSCVSALTGTDRH; from the coding sequence ATGAGTCAACAGCCGTCGGGAATCGAATTGGACACGTCGCTGGGGTATCTGCTGAAGGAGGCCTCCAGCGCGCTTCGAAACGCGATGGAGGCGGTGCTCCGGCCACTGGGCATGGGAATCACTCACTACGCCTGCCTGGAACTTCTTGCGCAACGGCCGGGACTGTCCAACTCGGAGCTGGCGAGAGGCACCTTCGTGACCCGCCAGTCGATGAACGTGCTTCTTCAGGCACTGGAGCGCGACGGTGTCGTCGCCCGCTCGGAGAAGGCCGTCAGTGGGCGTGCGCTCCCGACGGCGTTGACCGAAAGGGGTCGGCGACAGCTGGCCGCCGCGAGCGCAGTAGTCCGTGATGTCGAGCAACGCATGACCTCAGGCCTTGGCAATGCAGAACAGGATCAACTGAGATGGCTGCTGACGAGTTGCGTGTCGGCACTGACCGGCACTGACCGGCACTGA
- a CDS encoding adenylate kinase, with the protein MTDANVTAVRAAEPRSSPARRILLMGPPGVGKGTQAKRLAGSIGVPAISTGDLFREQVTLGTPLGLEVDALIHAGKYVPDDIVNSVVAERLARPDAAGGFILDGYPRTLEQVIQLENTLTLLGTALDAALLLSVGETQIRERLAERARVEGRLDDTPEVIRIRLNTYEVQTAPLAKAFDARGILHRVFGEGTPDEVAGRISRSLGVTERASWRVD; encoded by the coding sequence GTGACCGATGCGAACGTGACTGCGGTGCGAGCCGCAGAACCCCGATCATCCCCCGCCCGACGTATTCTGCTGATGGGGCCGCCCGGTGTGGGCAAGGGCACCCAGGCGAAGCGTCTCGCAGGGAGCATCGGCGTGCCGGCCATCTCGACGGGTGATCTGTTTCGCGAACAGGTCACCCTGGGCACCCCACTCGGGCTGGAGGTCGACGCCCTCATCCACGCTGGGAAGTACGTGCCAGACGACATCGTGAATTCCGTCGTCGCCGAACGCCTCGCGCGGCCTGACGCTGCTGGAGGGTTCATTCTCGACGGCTACCCGCGAACGTTAGAACAGGTGATTCAGCTCGAGAACACCCTCACTCTGCTGGGCACAGCACTGGATGCCGCGCTGCTGCTGAGCGTCGGCGAGACGCAGATCCGCGAGCGCCTGGCAGAGCGCGCCCGCGTCGAAGGCCGGCTCGATGACACTCCGGAGGTGATCCGGATCAGGCTGAACACGTACGAAGTACAGACGGCCCCGCTGGCGAAGGCGTTCGACGCGCGGGGAATCCTGCACCGCGTCTTCGGAGAGGGAACACCCGACGAGGTAGCGGGTCGCATCAGCCGGAGCCTGGGCGTGACAGAGCGTGCGTCGTGGCGGGTGGACTAG
- the acs gene encoding acetate--CoA ligase — protein MTISASTVHHPAAFENLAHENRRFAPSPEFAAAANVTEAIYAEASADTLEFWAKQAGRLTWAEPFTQTLDWSNAPFAKWFVGGTLNVAVNCLDRHVEAGLGDRVAYYFEGEPGDTRTITYSELTDSVCQAANVLTGLGVKAGDRVAIYMPMIPETVIAMLACARIGAPHTVVFGGFSADALKTRILDCDATVVITADGGYRKGTVSPMKPTVDAALVDCPDVTAVLVVKRTGIDVGWNSERDVWWHESVERASSVHVAQAFDSEHPLYVMYTSGTTGNPKGILHTSGGYLTGSSFTQWEVFDLKPETDVYWTAADIGWVTGHSYIVYGPLSNATTSVLYEGTPDSPHKGRWWEIVDKYKVTTLYCAPTAIRTFMKWGHEIVEQYSLESLRLIGSVGEPINPEAYIWYREHIGHNTAPVVDTWWQTETGSIMISPLPGVTHGKPGAAMKALPGIVADVVDDEGVSVPNGTGGYLVISEPWPSMLRTIWGDDQRYVDTYWSQFAGKYFAGDGAKRDDDGDIWLLGRVDDVMNVSGHRLSTTEIESALVSNPKVAEAAVVGASDPVTGQGIVAFVILRSEAGDGGPHVVHELRMHVAAQIGKIATPRQIMIVAELPKTRSGKIMRRLLRDVAENRPVGDVTTLADTSVMATISAGISTGMHDD, from the coding sequence ATGACGATCAGTGCATCGACAGTGCATCATCCGGCCGCCTTCGAGAACCTTGCGCACGAGAACCGCAGGTTCGCGCCCTCGCCAGAGTTCGCCGCAGCGGCGAATGTCACCGAGGCGATCTACGCAGAAGCCTCTGCCGACACCCTGGAGTTCTGGGCCAAGCAGGCCGGGCGGCTGACCTGGGCAGAACCCTTCACGCAGACGCTCGACTGGAGCAATGCGCCGTTCGCCAAGTGGTTTGTCGGCGGCACGCTCAACGTTGCCGTCAACTGCCTCGACCGGCACGTCGAGGCAGGCCTCGGCGACCGCGTGGCGTACTACTTCGAGGGCGAACCCGGAGACACCCGCACGATCACCTATTCCGAACTCACCGATTCGGTGTGCCAGGCGGCTAATGTGCTCACCGGGCTGGGGGTGAAGGCGGGCGATCGCGTGGCGATCTACATGCCGATGATCCCGGAGACCGTGATCGCGATGCTGGCCTGCGCCCGGATCGGCGCCCCGCACACGGTGGTGTTCGGTGGGTTCAGCGCCGATGCGCTCAAGACCCGGATTCTCGACTGCGATGCAACGGTGGTCATCACCGCCGACGGCGGGTACCGCAAGGGCACCGTCAGCCCGATGAAGCCGACCGTCGATGCGGCACTGGTCGACTGCCCCGATGTGACGGCCGTGCTGGTGGTCAAGCGCACTGGAATCGACGTCGGGTGGAACAGTGAGCGTGATGTGTGGTGGCACGAGAGCGTGGAGCGGGCGAGCAGCGTGCACGTCGCGCAGGCGTTCGACTCCGAGCATCCGCTCTATGTCATGTACACCTCGGGCACGACCGGCAACCCGAAGGGCATTCTGCACACCTCCGGCGGATACCTGACCGGCAGTTCATTCACGCAGTGGGAGGTCTTCGACCTCAAACCCGAGACCGATGTGTACTGGACGGCCGCCGACATCGGCTGGGTCACCGGCCACAGCTACATCGTCTACGGGCCGCTGTCGAATGCCACCACCTCGGTGCTCTATGAGGGCACACCCGACTCGCCGCACAAGGGTCGCTGGTGGGAGATCGTGGACAAGTACAAGGTCACGACGCTCTACTGTGCTCCGACAGCGATCAGAACGTTCATGAAGTGGGGCCACGAGATCGTGGAGCAGTACTCGCTCGAGAGCCTGCGCCTGATCGGTTCGGTGGGCGAACCCATCAACCCCGAGGCGTACATCTGGTACCGCGAACATATCGGGCACAACACGGCACCGGTCGTCGACACCTGGTGGCAGACCGAGACCGGGTCGATCATGATCAGCCCGCTTCCGGGCGTCACCCACGGCAAACCGGGAGCGGCCATGAAGGCTCTGCCGGGAATCGTGGCCGACGTGGTCGACGACGAGGGAGTCTCTGTGCCCAATGGCACGGGCGGCTACCTGGTGATCAGCGAGCCGTGGCCGTCGATGCTCCGCACGATCTGGGGCGACGACCAGCGGTACGTCGACACCTATTGGTCGCAGTTCGCCGGCAAGTACTTCGCCGGTGACGGGGCAAAACGTGACGACGACGGCGACATCTGGCTTCTCGGCCGCGTCGACGATGTGATGAACGTTTCGGGCCACCGCCTGTCGACGACCGAGATCGAATCGGCACTCGTGTCGAACCCGAAGGTCGCCGAGGCTGCGGTGGTCGGCGCGTCAGACCCGGTGACCGGCCAGGGCATCGTGGCATTCGTCATCCTGCGCAGCGAAGCCGGCGACGGCGGCCCGCACGTCGTGCACGAGCTCCGGATGCACGTGGCGGCCCAGATCGGCAAGATCGCGACCCCGCGGCAGATCATGATCGTGGCCGAACTGCCGAAGACGCGCTCGGGAAAGATCATGCGCCGGCTACTTCGCGATGTCGCAGAGAACCGACCGGTCGGCGACGTCACCACGCTGGCAGACACCTCCGTGATGGCCACCATCTCGGCGGGCATCTCCACCGGCATGCACGACGACTGA
- a CDS encoding acetate uptake transporter, with translation MSIAIEKPLITRAAESDAGMLPVLRPSAMGRPDIADPGALGLGAFALTTFMLSLANSGIIPTAGAAVLGIALFYGGIAQVAAGLWEFTKGNTFGATAFTSYGAFWLAFWWLDTNPEVAKSAGAAGVGAFLLAWTIFTVFMTVAAVKTSGLLLSVFVVLSLTFIALTIGKFTGITGITQLGGWLGLLTAALAWYGAFAVVINSTWKRVVLPVWPSK, from the coding sequence ATGAGTATCGCAATCGAGAAACCCCTGATCACCCGAGCAGCAGAGAGCGACGCAGGCATGCTGCCTGTGCTCCGCCCCAGCGCGATGGGCCGGCCCGACATCGCCGACCCGGGAGCCCTCGGGCTCGGGGCGTTCGCCCTCACCACCTTCATGCTGAGCCTGGCGAACTCGGGAATCATCCCGACCGCAGGGGCAGCAGTACTCGGCATCGCCCTGTTCTACGGCGGAATCGCGCAGGTCGCCGCCGGGCTCTGGGAATTCACGAAGGGCAACACCTTCGGCGCCACGGCCTTCACCTCCTATGGCGCCTTCTGGCTGGCCTTCTGGTGGCTCGACACGAACCCCGAAGTGGCGAAATCGGCCGGAGCGGCGGGCGTCGGTGCGTTCCTTCTGGCCTGGACGATCTTCACCGTCTTCATGACCGTTGCTGCGGTCAAGACCAGCGGCTTGCTGCTGTCGGTCTTCGTCGTTCTGAGCCTGACCTTCATCGCCCTCACCATCGGCAAGTTCACCGGTATCACCGGCATCACGCAGCTCGGTGGCTGGCTGGGCCTGCTCACGGCGGCCCTGGCCTGGTACGGGGCGTTCGCGGTCGTCATCAACTCGACGTGGAAGCGCGTCGTGCTGCCCGTCTGGCCCAGCAAGTAA